In one Drosophila pseudoobscura strain MV-25-SWS-2005 chromosome X, UCI_Dpse_MV25, whole genome shotgun sequence genomic region, the following are encoded:
- the LOC6901625 gene encoding uncharacterized protein isoform X2: MEHHTYTKSDSKSWTVEQTRRLVTKRISADHMFKKPSLRSDRDWKAFKETAKIDDFDGKELRNKWQALLQVYLNMRNGISAPITNQIIAAINEKWEFFGEIHQFMIKKNDHHSHAQNATNDLNAQSKVTKQVTKNVTIEVAPEIVPPSPKTPKKVVQIKTEIGEDANDNGVEVVVAPEPFVFIPETAKNVPPNQQDNAKEVEGEKGFIAPTKNKTTNRFLTPPIGERGPLSQSLPPTPSDEYDKTSAQPKARKSRKRPAEEELCENHKYCRHRCRYFQLMEKHLMALGRAVSKIVIPLATFLDVEIEVTGLEEFFAADSEPSQVGSDSSTEEDSDQ; encoded by the exons GGACCGTAGAGCAGACGCGCCGCCTGGTGACAAAGCGCATAAGTGCGGATCATATGTTCAAGAAACCCTCGCTGCGGAGCGATCGGGATTGGAA GGCTTTTAAGGAAACGGCTAAGATCGATGATTTTGATGGGAAAGAACTGCGAAATAAATGGCAAGCCCTATTGCAAGTCTATCTCAATATGAGAAATGGCATCAGTGCGCCAATCACCAATCAGATCATCGCAGCAATCAACGAGAAATGGGAGTTTTTCGGTGAAATCCATCAATTCATGATCAAGAAGAATGACCATCATTCGCATGCACAGAATGCGACGAATGATCTGAATGCGCAGTCGAAAGTGACTAAGCAG GTAACCAAAAACGTAACCATCGAAGTGGCACCGGAAATCGTGCCCCCAAGTCCTAAAACTCCAAAAAAGGTGGTGCAGATTAAGACGGAAATAGGTGAAGATGCGAACGACAATGGGGTGGAGGTCGTCGTCGCACCTGAACCATTTGTTTTCATTCCTGAGACAGCGAAAAACGTGCCACCAAATCAGCAGGACAACGCCAAGGAAGTCGAGGGCGAGAAGGGTTTCATAGCCCCAACAAAGAATAAGACGACAAATCGTTTTTTGACTCCGCCAATAGGGGAGAGAGGGCCACTCTCGCAATCTCTGCCCCCCACACCGTCCGATGAATACGACAAAACCTCGGCTCAGCCCAAAGCTCGTAAGTCTCGCAAGCGTCCGGCTGAAGAGGAACTCTGCGAGAATCATAAGTACTGCAG ACATCGCTGTCGCTATTTTCAGCTTATGGAGAAGCATCTCATGGCATTGGGCCGGGCTGTGAGTAAAATTGTGATCCCTTTGGCCACATTTCTAGATGTTGAGATCGAGGTGACGGGTCTAGAGGAGTTTTTTGCAGCCGACTCGGAGCCATCGCAGGTTGGCAGTGACAGTAGCACTGAAGAGGACTCCGATCAGTAA
- the LOC6901625 gene encoding uncharacterized protein isoform X1, which produces MEHHTYTKSDSKSWTVEQTRRLVTKRISADHMFKKPSLRSDRDWKAFKETAKIDDFDGKELRNKWQALLQVYLNMRNGISAPITNQIIAAINEKWEFFGEIHQFMIKKNDHHSHAQNATNDLNAQSKVTKQVTKNVTIEVAPEIVPPSPKTPKMVVQIKTEMGEDANDNGVEVVVAPEPFVFIPETAKNVPPNQQDNAKEVEGEKGFIAPTKNKTANRFLTPPIGERGQVTKNVTIEVAPEIVPPSPKTPKKVVQIKTEIGEDANDNGVEVVVAPEPFVFIPETAKNVPPNQQDNAKEVEGEKGFIAPTKNKTTNRFLTPPIGERGPLSQSLPPTPSDEYDKTSAQPKARKSRKRPAEEELCENHKYCRHRCRYFQLMEKHLMALGRAVSKIVIPLATFLDVEIEVTGLEEFFAADSEPSQVGSDSSTEEDSDQ; this is translated from the exons GGACCGTAGAGCAGACGCGCCGCCTGGTGACAAAGCGCATAAGTGCGGATCATATGTTCAAGAAACCCTCGCTGCGGAGCGATCGGGATTGGAA GGCTTTTAAGGAAACGGCTAAGATCGATGATTTTGATGGGAAAGAACTGCGAAATAAATGGCAAGCCCTATTGCAAGTCTATCTCAATATGAGAAATGGCATCAGTGCGCCAATCACCAATCAGATCATCGCAGCAATCAACGAGAAATGGGAGTTTTTCGGTGAAATCCATCAATTCATGATCAAGAAGAATGACCATCATTCGCATGCACAGAATGCGACGAATGATCTGAATGCGCAGTCGAAAGTGACTAAGCAGGTAACCAAAAACGTAACCATCGAAGTGGCACCGGAAATTGTGCCCCCAAGTCCTAAAACTCCAAAAATGGTGGTGCAGATAAAGACGGAAATGGGTGAAGATGCGAACGACAATGGGGTGGAGGTCGTCGTCGCACCTGAACCATTTGTTTTCATTCCTGAGACAGCGAAAAACGTGCCACCAAATCAGCAGGACAACGCCAAGGAAGTCGAGGGCGAGAAGGGTTTCATAGCCCCAACAAAGAATAAGACGGCAAATCGTTTTTTGACTCCGCCAATAGGGGAGAGAGGGCAGGTAACCAAAAACGTAACCATCGAAGTGGCACCGGAAATCGTGCCCCCAAGTCCTAAAACTCCAAAAAAGGTGGTGCAGATTAAGACGGAAATAGGTGAAGATGCGAACGACAATGGGGTGGAGGTCGTCGTCGCACCTGAACCATTTGTTTTCATTCCTGAGACAGCGAAAAACGTGCCACCAAATCAGCAGGACAACGCCAAGGAAGTCGAGGGCGAGAAGGGTTTCATAGCCCCAACAAAGAATAAGACGACAAATCGTTTTTTGACTCCGCCAATAGGGGAGAGAGGGCCACTCTCGCAATCTCTGCCCCCCACACCGTCCGATGAATACGACAAAACCTCGGCTCAGCCCAAAGCTCGTAAGTCTCGCAAGCGTCCGGCTGAAGAGGAACTCTGCGAGAATCATAAGTACTGCAG ACATCGCTGTCGCTATTTTCAGCTTATGGAGAAGCATCTCATGGCATTGGGCCGGGCTGTGAGTAAAATTGTGATCCCTTTGGCCACATTTCTAGATGTTGAGATCGAGGTGACGGGTCTAGAGGAGTTTTTTGCAGCCGACTCGGAGCCATCGCAGGTTGGCAGTGACAGTAGCACTGAAGAGGACTCCGATCAGTAA